One window from the genome of Treponema sp. OMZ 838 encodes:
- a CDS encoding radical SAM protein, producing the protein MPLNKSIGNMYNFITHTWNTIKGECPHGCSYCYMKRWGKQPPLHFDEKELKTDLGTGNFIFVGSPCDMFAKHIPYGWKIDTLDH; encoded by the coding sequence ATGCCGTTAAATAAATCGATCGGAAATATGTATAACTTTATCACACACACATGGAACACAATTAAGGGTGAATGCCCACACGGATGCAGCTACTGTTATATGAAACGCTGGGGCAAACAGCCGCCGTTGCACTTTGACGAAAAAGAATTAAAAACAGACTTAGGAACAGGGAATTTTATCTTTGTCGGTTCTCCCTGCGATATGTTTGCAAAACATATTCCGTATGGATGGAAAATAGACACTCTTGATCATTGA
- a CDS encoding ParB N-terminal domain-containing protein, translating to MATLTALSNLAKASIANSGAAELSVLVSIDDIQLDTHFKDLFPVNEVMVSRISGSMQKKGYDKSQPLHVWKERMLLVDGHHRRLAAIKAGLREVPVFYHHFNSMEEALEYAILLQTDRRNLSDAEIYKTLQTLDSLKSRGRTTDDNEPRQQGKSAEITAQKIGISRSKVEKARTIQNKASPEIKAAVESGTMSIHAAYSDTMKQIRKKNDSTKKTPVQQWISITEQKPEENTPVLFITSSSNEQSTGYIYEGTYQHDIGQFETLHTFLTGLYWIPLSALPTKPESKGGESHV from the coding sequence ATGGCAACACTAACCGCATTAAGTAATTTAGCAAAGGCATCAATCGCCAATTCGGGAGCCGCAGAATTATCAGTTCTTGTATCGATTGATGATATACAGCTTGATACTCATTTTAAGGATTTATTTCCGGTTAATGAGGTGATGGTTAGCCGAATCAGTGGATCGATGCAAAAGAAAGGTTATGACAAAAGTCAACCTCTTCATGTATGGAAAGAAAGAATGCTTTTAGTTGATGGGCATCATCGGCGGCTTGCGGCTATTAAAGCAGGATTACGTGAGGTTCCGGTTTTTTACCATCACTTTAATAGTATGGAAGAAGCATTGGAATATGCCATTTTACTTCAAACCGACCGACGTAATTTGTCTGATGCAGAGATTTATAAAACTCTGCAAACACTGGATAGTTTAAAGAGCCGCGGACGAACAACTGATGATAATGAGCCTCGACAACAAGGAAAATCAGCGGAAATAACCGCACAGAAAATCGGTATATCACGATCAAAGGTTGAGAAAGCTCGTACCATACAGAATAAAGCGAGCCCTGAAATAAAGGCAGCGGTTGAGTCGGGAACAATGAGTATCCATGCTGCCTATAGCGACACAATGAAACAGATACGCAAAAAGAACGACTCCACTAAAAAAACACCGGTGCAACAATGGATATCGATAACAGAACAGAAACCTGAAGAAAATACACCGGTATTGTTTATTACAAGTTCATCGAATGAACAGAGCACCGGATATATTTACGAAGGAACATATCAGCACGATATTGGACAATTTGAAACTCTCCATACATTTTTAACCGGCCTGTACTGGATACCGCTTTCGGCGTTACCGACTAAGCCTGAGAGTAAGGGAGGTGAATCTCATGTATGA
- a CDS encoding ATP-binding protein: MQTKTEGTLTSSPIHPRDSFLMRLLPEKYKPAERVCEKHGTYQTFVTDSGEEGMCPLCCKEQEEAEEKENREREKIKTIFNRIDGLPAKYRNAGFKNFELTEKKTAAFNRVLKFAKEPRNTWLLLLGENGTGKTHLAHAVLKMTGGIFREFDDIAIDMQDAQKRSGEGMKKVISKYASAPMLVIDEVDKVNPTAGRINWLNIILRKRYNDMLPLVLCGNIDLETLCSRIDQSGKHALKDRIDEVGEVVLCNWESYRPKLRKVKFDNGGNK; this comes from the coding sequence ATGCAAACAAAAACAGAAGGTACTCTTACCTCGTCTCCTATCCATCCTCGTGATTCGTTTCTTATGCGTCTTCTTCCTGAAAAATATAAGCCTGCTGAAAGGGTTTGTGAAAAACATGGCACCTATCAGACATTTGTTACCGATTCAGGAGAGGAAGGAATGTGTCCTCTTTGTTGTAAGGAACAGGAAGAAGCGGAAGAGAAAGAAAATCGAGAACGTGAGAAGATTAAAACAATCTTCAATAGGATTGATGGGCTTCCTGCAAAATATCGGAATGCCGGTTTTAAAAATTTTGAGTTAACCGAAAAAAAGACAGCTGCATTTAATCGTGTTTTGAAGTTTGCAAAAGAACCGAGAAACACGTGGTTGTTATTACTCGGAGAGAATGGTACCGGAAAAACACACCTCGCTCATGCGGTCTTAAAAATGACCGGTGGAATATTTCGTGAGTTCGATGACATCGCTATCGATATGCAGGATGCACAAAAAAGATCCGGAGAGGGGATGAAGAAAGTAATTTCTAAATATGCATCCGCCCCAATGTTAGTTATTGATGAAGTGGACAAAGTAAACCCAACAGCCGGTCGCATCAATTGGCTCAATATCATATTGCGCAAAAGGTATAACGATATGTTGCCACTCGTTCTTTGCGGTAATATCGATCTTGAAACCCTCTGCAGCCGTATCGATCAGAGTGGCAAACATGCACTCAAAGATCGTATTGATGAAGTCGGTGAAGTTGTCCTTTGTAACTGGGAAAGCTATCGGCCGAAGTTGCGGAAAGTAAAATTTGATAATGGAGGGAATAAATGA
- the dcm gene encoding DNA (cytosine-5-)-methyltransferase: MTYLSVCSGIEAVSVAWEPLGFMPVGFAEIEKFPCELLKQKYPAVKNYGDITQYEKWNIGQFDILVGGTPCQSFSVAGKRGGTADERGALMYAYLGIVETYRPRWVIWENVPGVLSSNSGYDFTSFLAGLEECGYGWAYRVFDARYFGVPQRRRRVFVVGHSDNRTDLAAKVLFEPESMRRDFKKGEEQKQETSENVRGSSEITMYLAHPSDSRFKEAEKTMGSVTAHYGSTGGGNTSLIVEPTYFRRGGNYKYHRDKKASTLRNSASPDCFDLVLASEKKYIRRLTPLECERLQGFPDDYTQIEWHGKPAEQCPDSLRYKAIGNSMAIPIMRWIGERIKRIEEKIK; this comes from the coding sequence ATGACCTACCTATCCGTCTGCTCCGGTATAGAAGCGGTAAGCGTTGCATGGGAACCGTTAGGGTTTATGCCTGTAGGTTTTGCAGAAATAGAAAAATTCCCTTGCGAATTGTTGAAGCAAAAATACCCTGCCGTAAAAAATTATGGAGATATTACGCAATATGAAAAATGGAATATCGGACAATTTGACATTCTGGTCGGAGGAACACCTTGCCAGTCTTTCAGTGTTGCCGGAAAGCGAGGCGGAACCGCTGACGAGCGAGGCGCTCTCATGTATGCCTATTTGGGAATTGTGGAAACATACCGCCCCCGTTGGGTTATATGGGAAAACGTACCCGGTGTATTATCCTCGAACAGCGGATATGATTTTACATCGTTCCTTGCCGGCTTGGAAGAATGCGGGTATGGGTGGGCTTACCGGGTGTTTGACGCTCGGTATTTCGGAGTACCCCAACGCCGCCGTAGAGTCTTCGTTGTCGGACATTCTGATAATAGGACAGACCTTGCCGCAAAAGTATTATTTGAGCCGGAAAGCATGCGAAGGGATTTTAAGAAGGGCGAAGAACAGAAACAAGAAACTTCCGAAAACGTTAGAGGAAGCTCTGAAATTACAATGTATCTAGCACATCCTTCGGATAGCCGTTTTAAAGAAGCTGAAAAGACAATGGGCTCGGTTACAGCCCATTATGGTAGTACCGGTGGCGGCAACACTTCGCTTATAGTAGAACCTACATATTTTCGCAGAGGTGGAAATTATAAATACCATAGAGACAAAAAAGCCTCAACATTAAGGAATAGTGCATCGCCTGATTGCTTTGATTTAGTTTTAGCAAGCGAAAAAAAATATATACGCCGCCTTACCCCGCTTGAGTGCGAACGGTTACAAGGTTTCCCGGACGATTATACACAGATTGAATGGCATGGAAAACCTGCTGAACAATGTCCCGACAGTTTACGATATAAGGCAATCGGAAACAGCATGGCAATCCCTATCATGCGTTGGATCGGGGAAAGGATTAAAAGGATAGAGGAGAAAATAAAATGA
- a CDS encoding ATP-binding protein: protein MPLNKNTKALLETLVTENDYLSYSVKRCITNCLDDDTKAANTDFVAQMKKKLTEQSVRLPTNIEGKVICYSPENFIPGRYYTQQRWIDSVLQSIMKMKTVAEMMASMRIHYRNATILYGESGTGKTEFARYVAHKLNLPLFYLNFSSIIDSLLGNTGRNIANIFNYVKKHECVFMLDEVDCIAESRCCANGAEKEFSRVTITLMQEFDMLPNNIILIAATNRIDIIDDAVLNRFSVKQKIERLSLDDNRAFAQFYVKAIQAESYITDSDIAECIDNDDLSQRQVVTKIIQLLGDKLYQSLEGDITCR from the coding sequence ATGCCATTAAATAAAAATACAAAAGCACTGTTAGAAACACTTGTAACTGAAAATGACTACTTATCATATTCAGTGAAAAGATGCATAACAAACTGTTTAGATGATGATACGAAAGCGGCAAATACCGATTTTGTTGCACAGATGAAAAAGAAACTTACAGAGCAGTCCGTAAGACTTCCGACAAATATTGAGGGTAAGGTAATCTGTTATTCACCTGAAAACTTTATTCCTGGACGGTATTACACCCAACAAAGATGGATTGATTCCGTTTTACAATCAATTATGAAAATGAAGACGGTTGCAGAGATGATGGCTTCTATGCGTATTCATTACCGCAATGCAACAATTCTTTATGGAGAAAGCGGCACAGGAAAGACAGAATTCGCTCGCTATGTAGCACATAAGCTTAATCTACCGTTATTTTATCTTAATTTTTCAAGCATCATAGATTCTCTTTTAGGGAATACTGGGAGAAATATTGCAAATATATTTAATTATGTAAAAAAGCATGAGTGTGTCTTTATGCTTGATGAAGTAGATTGTATAGCAGAAAGCCGTTGTTGTGCTAATGGAGCAGAAAAAGAGTTTTCAAGAGTTACCATAACCTTAATGCAGGAATTTGATATGCTGCCAAATAATATTATTTTGATTGCAGCCACTAATAGGATTGATATTATTGATGATGCTGTACTTAATCGTTTTTCTGTTAAACAAAAAATAGAGCGATTATCATTAGATGATAATAGAGCATTTGCACAATTCTATGTTAAGGCGATACAAGCAGAAAGCTATATTACTGATAGTGATATAGCAGAATGTATTGATAATGACGATTTATCACAAAGACAAGTAGTAACAAAAATTATTCAGCTTCTGGGTGATAAGTTATACCAGAGTTTAGAAGGGGATATCACATGCCGTTAA